One genomic segment of Synechocystis sp. LKSZ1 includes these proteins:
- the ureE gene encoding urease accessory protein UreE yields MPLTAEERTRSRQRLEVQGQPLLDLQLPRGTVLKEGQILQSEDGQVVVKITAQPEPVMTVTASHALDLLRAAYHLGNRHIALEIAPHYLRFSPDPVLAKMLEQLGVQVKAEVCPFYPESGAYGNSHAH; encoded by the coding sequence GTGCCCCTGACCGCTGAGGAAAGAACCCGTTCACGCCAACGTCTTGAGGTACAAGGCCAACCCCTGCTAGACCTCCAGCTTCCTAGGGGAACTGTACTAAAGGAAGGTCAGATTCTCCAAAGTGAAGACGGGCAAGTTGTCGTCAAAATCACGGCTCAACCAGAACCCGTGATGACCGTAACCGCTAGCCATGCCTTAGATTTACTGCGGGCCGCCTATCATTTGGGTAATCGCCACATTGCTCTGGAAATTGCCCCCCACTATCTCCGCTTCAGCCCCGACCCGGTTTTAGCCAAGATGCTTGAGCAGTTGGGAGTCCAGGTTAAGGCCGAAGTTTGTCCGTTTTATCCCGAAAGCGGGGCCTATGGCAACTCCCATGCCCACTAA
- the ureC gene encoding urease subunit alpha, producing MSYPMDRRAYAETYGPTVGDRLRLADTELWIEVEADYTTYGEEVKFGGGKVIRDGMGQSPITRADGAVDLVITNALILDWWGIVKADIGIKDGKIAGIGKAGNPYVQDNVTIIIGPGTEAIAGEGLIVTAGGIDSHIHFICPQQIETAIASGVTTMIGGGTGPATGTNATTCTPGAWNIFRMLEAAEAFPMNLGFLGKGNSSQTPGLVEQIQAGAMGLKLHEDWGTTPATIDICLQVADEYDVQVAIHTDTLNEAGFVETTIGAFKNRVIHTYHTEGAGGGHAPDIIKVCGLSNVLPSSTNPTRPYTLNTLDEHLDMLMHCHHLDPHIAEDVAFAESRIRRETIAAEDILHDLGAFSMISSDSQAMGRVGEVIIRTWQTAHKMKVQRGPLAEDSAEKDNFRAKRYVAKYTINPALTHGIAEYVGSIEVGKLADLCLWKPAMFGVKPDMVLKGGLIAWAQMGDANASIPSPQPVYMRPMFGSFGLATTTTSLTFMSQAGLEAEVPQRLGLRKAIVPTRNNRRLSKADLKLNDALPRIEVNPETYEVRADGELLTCEPATVLPMAQRYFLF from the coding sequence ATGAGCTATCCCATGGATCGTCGGGCCTACGCAGAAACCTACGGCCCTACTGTTGGTGATCGCCTGCGCTTGGCTGATACAGAATTATGGATTGAAGTTGAGGCAGATTATACCACCTACGGCGAGGAAGTAAAGTTTGGCGGTGGCAAGGTGATTCGGGATGGCATGGGCCAGTCGCCAATTACGCGAGCTGATGGGGCCGTAGATCTCGTAATTACCAATGCCTTGATCCTCGATTGGTGGGGTATTGTCAAAGCCGATATTGGCATTAAAGACGGCAAAATTGCAGGCATCGGCAAGGCTGGTAATCCCTACGTGCAAGACAACGTCACCATCATTATTGGCCCAGGCACGGAGGCCATTGCTGGCGAAGGCCTGATCGTCACGGCGGGCGGCATTGATAGCCACATCCACTTCATCTGTCCCCAACAAATTGAAACCGCCATTGCGTCGGGCGTAACCACCATGATTGGCGGTGGTACGGGGCCAGCAACTGGGACAAATGCCACCACCTGTACCCCCGGAGCCTGGAATATTTTCCGGATGCTGGAAGCAGCAGAAGCTTTTCCCATGAATCTAGGTTTTTTGGGCAAGGGCAATAGCAGTCAGACCCCCGGCCTAGTGGAACAAATTCAAGCCGGCGCCATGGGTCTGAAGCTCCATGAGGATTGGGGCACGACCCCGGCCACCATTGATATTTGTCTCCAGGTAGCGGATGAGTATGATGTGCAGGTGGCCATCCACACCGATACCCTCAATGAAGCCGGTTTTGTGGAAACCACCATCGGGGCCTTTAAAAATCGAGTGATTCATACTTACCATACCGAAGGGGCCGGCGGCGGCCATGCCCCGGATATTATCAAGGTCTGTGGTCTGAGCAATGTCCTCCCTTCTTCGACCAATCCTACCCGGCCCTACACCCTCAATACCCTAGACGAACACCTAGATATGCTGATGCATTGTCATCACCTCGACCCCCATATTGCCGAGGATGTCGCCTTTGCTGAATCGCGCATTCGCCGGGAGACCATTGCCGCCGAGGATATTTTGCACGACCTCGGGGCCTTTAGTATGATCTCCTCCGATTCCCAGGCTATGGGCCGGGTCGGTGAGGTGATTATTCGTACTTGGCAGACGGCCCATAAAATGAAAGTGCAACGGGGACCTTTAGCCGAGGATTCAGCAGAAAAAGATAATTTTCGGGCCAAGCGCTACGTCGCCAAATACACTATTAATCCGGCCCTGACCCACGGCATTGCCGAGTATGTTGGTTCTATCGAAGTCGGAAAATTAGCGGATCTGTGTCTCTGGAAACCGGCGATGTTCGGCGTCAAACCAGACATGGTACTCAAGGGCGGCCTGATTGCCTGGGCCCAGATGGGGGATGCCAATGCCAGTATTCCCAGTCCCCAGCCCGTTTATATGCGGCCCATGTTTGGCAGTTTTGGCCTGGCCACAACCACGACGTCCCTAACCTTTATGTCCCAGGCTGGCCTGGAAGCGGAGGTCCCCCAACGCCTCGGTCTCCGCAAAGCCATCGTGCCTACCCGTAATAATCGTCGTCTGAGCAAGGCTGATTTAAAGCTCAATGATGCCCTACCCCGTATTGAGGTCAACCCCGAAACCTACGAAGTGCGAGCGGATGGCGAACTACTCACCTGTGAACCCGCTACTGTACTGCCCATGGCCCAACGTTATTTTTTATTCTGA
- a CDS encoding leucyl aminopeptidase, with the protein MQICGTDHSVLTWSGDALALGFFENAVELTEDLQQLDHRLEGTLQELITEAEFKGKADQKAITRVGSRGPVRKLILVGLGKIEAFGRDTLAMAAASIARLAKQEKVKTLGINLPQVEHQASETAAAISEGLILALHQDHRFKSEKEEKELKLTTIDLLGLGEQTAAITRSEQVCSGVILARELVAAPANAVTPITFAEVATELAQTYGLELTILEQADCEALGMGSFLGVAKASELPPKFIHLTYRPANPIKKVAIVGKSLTFDSGGLNIKGAGSGIETMKMDMGGGGATLGAAKAIAQLKPPVEVHFICAATENMISGKAMHPGDILTASNGKTIEVNNTDAEGRLTLADALVFAEKLGVDAIVDLATLTGACIVALGDDIAGLWGTDDGLTEQLLKAAKSVGEKFWPMPLEDKYFEGLKSNIADMKNTGPRSGGSITAALFLKQFVEKTPWVHLDVAGPVWTEKTAGVNNAGATGFPVRTLVQWVLQQAQ; encoded by the coding sequence ATGCAGATTTGTGGGACAGACCACTCCGTTCTAACTTGGTCAGGGGATGCCTTGGCCTTGGGTTTTTTTGAAAATGCCGTAGAACTGACGGAAGATTTACAACAACTGGATCACCGCTTAGAGGGAACCCTCCAGGAACTGATCACGGAAGCCGAGTTTAAGGGCAAAGCCGACCAAAAAGCCATTACACGGGTCGGTTCTAGAGGCCCTGTCCGCAAATTAATCCTTGTGGGCCTAGGCAAGATCGAAGCCTTTGGCCGGGATACCCTGGCGATGGCGGCAGCCAGCATTGCTCGTTTGGCAAAACAGGAAAAGGTGAAAACCCTAGGCATTAATCTCCCCCAAGTGGAACACCAGGCCAGTGAAACGGCGGCGGCTATTAGTGAAGGCCTGATCTTGGCCCTGCACCAAGACCACCGTTTTAAATCCGAGAAAGAAGAGAAGGAACTCAAGCTCACGACCATTGATCTACTGGGCCTTGGAGAGCAAACGGCCGCCATTACTCGCAGTGAACAGGTCTGCTCTGGGGTGATCCTGGCTCGGGAACTGGTGGCGGCCCCCGCTAATGCCGTCACTCCCATCACCTTTGCTGAAGTGGCCACGGAACTAGCCCAAACCTACGGCCTAGAGTTAACCATTCTGGAACAAGCGGACTGTGAAGCCCTGGGGATGGGGTCTTTCCTGGGGGTGGCCAAGGCCTCAGAACTACCACCAAAATTTATCCACCTCACCTACCGGCCGGCTAATCCCATCAAAAAAGTGGCCATTGTTGGTAAAAGCCTGACCTTTGATTCCGGCGGCTTAAACATTAAGGGGGCCGGCAGTGGCATCGAAACCATGAAAATGGATATGGGCGGCGGCGGGGCCACCCTGGGAGCAGCCAAGGCCATTGCTCAACTGAAACCGCCGGTAGAAGTGCATTTCATCTGTGCTGCAACGGAAAATATGATCAGCGGTAAGGCCATGCACCCCGGTGATATTCTGACGGCTTCCAACGGCAAAACCATTGAAGTGAATAACACCGATGCTGAGGGCCGCTTGACCCTGGCCGATGCCCTAGTCTTTGCAGAAAAATTAGGGGTGGATGCCATTGTGGACTTAGCAACCCTAACCGGGGCCTGTATTGTAGCCCTAGGAGACGACATTGCAGGCCTATGGGGTACTGATGACGGGCTGACTGAGCAACTACTGAAAGCCGCTAAGAGCGTCGGTGAAAAATTCTGGCCCATGCCCCTAGAGGACAAATATTTTGAAGGTCTGAAATCCAACATTGCCGACATGAAAAATACTGGCCCCCGCTCTGGTGGTTCAATTACAGCAGCCCTGTTCCTCAAACAGTTCGTTGAAAAAACCCCCTGGGTTCATTTGGATGTTGCGGGCCCTGTCTGGACAGAAAAAACCGCTGGGGTCAATAATGCTGGCGCCACGGGCTTTCCGGTACGGACCCTCGTCCAATGGGTTCTCCAGCAGGCTCAGTAG
- a CDS encoding class I SAM-dependent rRNA methyltransferase, producing MAKLRELIVPPPLKDRLAQGHPWLYRDKLPKDSHFATGEWLKLRCSNWSGFGLWENKGPIAVRIFSRRQLPDPVWFKAQVRQAWELRGPLRQQNCTAYRWLFGEGDGLPGLTVDLYGQYAVVQTYMEGAQRLLDWLVPALREIAPLQGILWRTKHLENPDDRQALDQKTQRLWGQEPPHEITVKEHGLAFQVNLHTGQKTGLFLDHRENRRFIGPLCQQKTVLNCFAYTGAFSLYALRGGARRVTSVDIGKNLAAVAEANIHLNQLDPSRHDFVTADCFDLLQRYHQTQQTFEVVILDPPSFAKSKQNRFAALRAYTKLNALALQCVAPNGLLVSASCTSQVGPEAFKEMLASAAAQSQRRLQILHEAGQPLDHPVPAGFPEGRYLKFIVCKVSDLV from the coding sequence ATGGCGAAACTGCGCGAACTGATCGTTCCCCCTCCCTTAAAAGACCGTCTAGCCCAGGGCCATCCCTGGCTCTATCGGGATAAGTTGCCTAAGGACAGTCACTTTGCCACGGGGGAATGGCTGAAACTTCGTTGTAGCAATTGGTCGGGCTTTGGCCTCTGGGAGAATAAAGGGCCCATTGCTGTCCGCATTTTTTCCCGACGTCAGTTGCCCGATCCTGTATGGTTCAAGGCCCAAGTTCGCCAGGCCTGGGAACTCCGGGGCCCCCTCCGCCAGCAGAATTGCACCGCCTATCGTTGGCTATTTGGAGAAGGAGATGGCCTACCGGGCCTAACGGTGGATCTTTATGGCCAATACGCTGTGGTTCAAACCTATATGGAAGGGGCTCAACGACTTCTGGATTGGCTTGTCCCGGCCCTGCGGGAGATTGCACCTCTGCAGGGAATTCTCTGGCGTACCAAACACCTGGAAAACCCCGACGACCGCCAGGCCCTAGACCAGAAAACGCAACGCCTCTGGGGCCAAGAACCGCCCCACGAGATCACCGTTAAAGAGCATGGCCTGGCCTTTCAAGTCAATTTACACACCGGGCAAAAAACCGGCCTTTTCCTGGATCATCGGGAAAATCGCCGCTTTATCGGCCCCCTTTGCCAGCAGAAAACCGTTCTCAATTGCTTTGCCTACACAGGGGCCTTTTCCCTCTATGCCCTGCGGGGAGGGGCCCGCCGAGTCACTAGCGTTGATATTGGTAAAAACCTGGCCGCCGTGGCCGAAGCGAATATTCATCTCAATCAGCTAGACCCCAGCCGCCATGATTTTGTGACAGCCGATTGCTTTGACTTGCTCCAGCGCTATCACCAAACCCAGCAAACCTTTGAAGTCGTGATTCTCGACCCCCCCAGTTTTGCCAAAAGTAAGCAAAATCGCTTTGCGGCCCTGCGAGCCTATACCAAACTCAATGCCTTGGCCCTCCAGTGCGTGGCCCCCAACGGTTTACTGGTTTCCGCGAGTTGCACCAGTCAGGTTGGCCCTGAAGCCTTCAAGGAAATGTTAGCCAGTGCAGCGGCCCAGAGCCAGCGGCGTCTGCAAATTCTCCACGAAGCCGGCCAACCATTGGATCATCCCGTTCCCGCTGGTTTTCCCGAAGGACGCTACCTCAAATTTATAGTCTGTAAAGTCAGCGACCTGGTTTAG
- a CDS encoding phycocyanobilin:ferredoxin oxidoreductase: protein MTVIPPSTLSTSLHPLINALASVIVEHWQTLSLAPFSLPEDLGYVEGRLEGERLVIENRCFQTPQFRKLHLELAKVGKNLDILHCVMFPRPEYGLPLFGCDIVAGPGGVSAAIADLSPTRANRKLPSAYVAALTVLPSLIFGDNRALPPWGHIFSDYCLFVRPQTETEEQQFVARVGDFLQIHCHQANQAQALGPEEAAEHRMGQQTYCRQQQQNDKTRRVLEKAFGEAWAERYMTQVLFDIID from the coding sequence ATGACTGTTATTCCTCCCTCCACCCTCAGCACCAGTCTTCATCCCCTGATTAATGCCCTTGCCAGCGTGATTGTTGAGCATTGGCAAACCTTGAGCTTGGCCCCCTTTAGTTTGCCGGAGGATCTCGGCTACGTCGAGGGCCGTTTGGAGGGAGAACGCTTGGTCATCGAAAATCGTTGTTTTCAAACGCCTCAATTTCGTAAATTACACCTGGAATTAGCCAAAGTAGGCAAAAATCTGGATATTCTCCACTGTGTCATGTTTCCCCGGCCAGAATACGGCTTACCGCTCTTTGGTTGTGACATTGTCGCTGGCCCTGGGGGGGTGAGTGCAGCCATTGCCGATCTATCCCCTACGAGGGCTAATCGAAAACTCCCCAGTGCCTACGTTGCGGCCTTGACCGTTCTACCTTCCCTGATTTTTGGCGATAATCGGGCCTTACCCCCCTGGGGCCATATTTTTTCCGACTACTGCCTCTTTGTCCGGCCCCAAACTGAAACGGAAGAACAGCAGTTTGTGGCCCGTGTCGGGGATTTTCTTCAGATCCACTGCCACCAGGCCAACCAAGCCCAGGCCCTAGGGCCCGAAGAAGCCGCAGAACACCGAATGGGCCAGCAAACCTATTGCCGACAACAACAACAGAATGATAAAACCCGCCGAGTTCTGGAAAAGGCCTTTGGTGAAGCCTGGGCTGAACGCTATATGACCCAAGTCTTGTTTGACATTATTGATTAG
- a CDS encoding biotin/lipoyl-binding protein, with amino-acid sequence MGKPSDPSSSPLPATSLRWIIGTLAIGLLVTAGTIVYALRPQRPAAETNPSTPVLSAKAQESQAISALGRIAPLGEIFKVTSSPTLGGAKVERILVTEGARVKTGQVLAVLDNYDQKMAAVQTAQENVKVAQANLQIVMAGAKKGEIQAQQATIQRTQAEFRQGLAVNKAALDSLIKQLEGEKLEQQASIDRLQAELQQAEQDYRRYRQLAEDGAIPLADLEQRGLAMVAAKKRLTESQARLLKTEATLEEKIREQRSQLEKDAETEQLQAKEAQATLAKIAEVRPVEMVKAKAELDLALARFKEAQADLKTTVIQAPTDAQVLKIYTRPGEKISETNGLADLGKTDQMFVIAEVYETDVRRVRPGQLATIKSENNSFPGELGGQVQFVGLKVGKNDILGTDPAADVDARVVEVKIKLSPEASKTVAGLSNANVLVKIIP; translated from the coding sequence ATGGGTAAACCTTCAGACCCTTCCAGTTCTCCCCTTCCGGCTACTAGTCTGCGTTGGATTATTGGCACGTTAGCGATTGGCTTACTGGTGACAGCGGGAACGATTGTCTATGCCCTACGCCCCCAGCGACCCGCCGCAGAAACGAACCCATCAACCCCGGTGCTCTCGGCCAAGGCCCAGGAATCACAAGCAATCTCAGCCCTAGGCCGTATTGCTCCCCTCGGAGAAATTTTTAAAGTTACCTCTTCCCCAACCCTCGGAGGGGCAAAGGTAGAACGGATCCTGGTCACGGAGGGAGCACGGGTCAAAACGGGGCAAGTCCTAGCGGTTTTAGATAACTACGACCAAAAAATGGCTGCCGTCCAAACAGCCCAAGAAAACGTGAAGGTCGCTCAGGCGAATCTCCAAATCGTCATGGCCGGAGCCAAAAAGGGAGAAATTCAAGCCCAGCAGGCCACGATTCAGCGAACCCAAGCTGAATTTCGTCAGGGCCTGGCCGTCAACAAGGCGGCTCTCGATAGCTTGATCAAACAGCTAGAGGGGGAAAAATTAGAACAACAGGCTAGTATTGACCGCCTCCAAGCCGAACTCCAACAGGCCGAACAGGATTATCGACGCTATCGACAATTGGCAGAGGATGGCGCGATTCCCTTGGCGGATCTAGAACAACGGGGCCTGGCTATGGTAGCAGCTAAAAAACGATTGACGGAATCCCAGGCCCGTCTCCTCAAAACCGAGGCCACTCTAGAAGAAAAAATTCGTGAACAGCGTTCCCAACTGGAGAAAGACGCTGAAACCGAACAACTCCAGGCCAAGGAAGCCCAGGCTACCCTGGCAAAAATTGCCGAAGTTCGTCCAGTGGAAATGGTCAAGGCAAAGGCGGAATTAGACCTGGCCCTAGCCCGCTTTAAAGAAGCTCAGGCTGACCTCAAAACAACTGTGATCCAGGCCCCCACCGATGCTCAGGTGCTCAAAATCTATACCCGACCGGGGGAAAAAATTAGTGAAACTAATGGACTGGCAGACCTGGGAAAAACAGACCAGATGTTTGTTATTGCTGAGGTTTATGAAACTGATGTCCGTAGAGTGCGTCCGGGCCAACTGGCCACCATCAAAAGTGAAAATAATAGTTTTCCGGGCGAACTAGGGGGCCAGGTACAATTTGTGGGCTTGAAGGTGGGCAAAAATGACATCCTAGGGACAGACCCCGCGGCCGACGTCGATGCCCGAGTGGTGGAAGTCAAAATCAAACTCAGTCCCGAGGCCAGTAAAACCGTCGCTGGACTTAGCAATGCTAATGTTCTTGTGAAAATTATCCCCTAA
- the devC gene encoding ABC transporter permease DevC: MRIPLAWHQLIYGKTRLLVALAGIAFADVLMFMQLGFKNALLDSAVRLPKGLKGDIFLLSSKTDTLILPKSFSSRRLYEVMGVEGVAQARPLYLFMNVWKNPETKQTRQIFVLGFNPSVNLLTLDGVAENLERVKQPDTFLFDTKSRKEFGPIKEQVLAGKTVSTEVGNRRITIDGLYTMGSSFGADGSLITSDVNFFRLFSSRTKGAIDIGVIQLEPGANRDLIYQKIKNQLNQGDVRVLTKEELINFERNYWSNRTTIGFIFGFGTVIGFIVGIVVVYQILYTDVTDHLPEYATLKAMGYADRYFLAVVFQEALILAIIGFIPSFGLGLFLYSNTARATGLPILMTTARATTVLLLTVLMCIISGAIAVGKLRAADPADIF, translated from the coding sequence ATGAGAATTCCCCTCGCCTGGCATCAATTAATCTACGGCAAGACGCGCTTACTCGTGGCCCTGGCGGGTATTGCCTTCGCCGATGTCTTAATGTTTATGCAGTTAGGCTTTAAAAATGCCCTGCTGGACAGCGCTGTACGTTTACCCAAGGGCCTAAAGGGAGATATTTTTCTGCTATCGAGCAAGACTGACACCCTGATTTTGCCCAAGAGCTTTTCCTCCCGCCGCCTCTACGAAGTGATGGGAGTCGAGGGGGTAGCCCAGGCCAGGCCGCTCTATCTTTTCATGAACGTCTGGAAAAATCCTGAAACCAAACAGACTCGACAAATTTTTGTGTTGGGCTTTAATCCCAGCGTTAACCTGCTTACCCTAGATGGGGTGGCGGAGAATCTAGAGCGGGTCAAACAACCGGATACTTTTCTGTTTGATACGAAATCCCGCAAGGAATTTGGCCCCATCAAGGAACAGGTCTTAGCCGGCAAGACCGTCAGCACGGAAGTCGGTAACCGCCGCATCACCATCGATGGCCTCTACACCATGGGGTCTTCCTTCGGGGCCGATGGCAGTCTGATTACCAGTGATGTCAACTTTTTCCGTCTGTTTTCGAGTCGCACGAAAGGCGCCATCGATATTGGCGTGATCCAGTTAGAACCGGGGGCTAATCGAGACCTTATCTACCAAAAAATCAAAAATCAATTGAATCAAGGGGATGTTCGGGTACTGACCAAGGAGGAATTGATTAATTTTGAGCGGAATTATTGGAGTAATCGCACAACCATTGGCTTTATCTTTGGCTTTGGAACCGTTATCGGCTTTATCGTCGGGATTGTGGTGGTCTATCAAATCCTTTACACCGATGTCACTGACCACCTACCGGAATACGCGACCCTTAAGGCCATGGGCTATGCCGACCGCTATTTTCTGGCCGTCGTTTTCCAAGAGGCCCTGATCCTAGCTATTATCGGCTTTATCCCCAGTTTTGGGCTGGGCCTGTTCCTCTACAGCAATACGGCCAGAGCCACGGGGCTTCCCATTTTAATGACCACTGCCCGAGCCACCACAGTTCTCCTGTTAACGGTCTTGATGTGTATTATTTCCGGGGCCATTGCCGTGGGGAAACTTCGAGCCGCCGATCCAGCGGATATTTTTTAA
- a CDS encoding DevA family ABC transporter ATP-binding protein, with protein MQTLPSPNLTPTNTPAAAVVINRLNHFYGTGNLRKQILFDITLTLQAGEVVILKGPSGSGKTTLLTLMGGLRSAQSGSLQVFGQELVGAKKRQLIQVRRQTGYIFQAHNLLECLTARQNVQMSVELHDHISPANAKQQALAMLEAVGLGSHIDYYPHNLSGGQKQRVAIARALVSRPKMILADEPTAALDSKSGHDVVELMQKLAREQGSTILIVTHDNRILDVADRIIELEDGRLL; from the coding sequence ATGCAAACCCTGCCCTCCCCTAACCTAACCCCAACAAACACTCCGGCCGCAGCGGTGGTGATTAATCGGCTGAATCACTTCTACGGAACGGGTAATCTCCGCAAGCAAATTTTGTTTGACATTACCCTCACACTCCAAGCTGGGGAAGTGGTGATTCTCAAGGGCCCGTCGGGATCGGGGAAAACGACGCTCTTGACCCTGATGGGGGGCCTGCGGTCGGCTCAATCTGGCAGTCTCCAGGTCTTTGGCCAAGAATTGGTGGGGGCCAAAAAACGACAACTGATCCAGGTTCGTCGCCAAACCGGCTATATTTTCCAGGCCCACAACCTACTGGAATGCTTAACGGCCCGCCAAAATGTGCAAATGTCCGTTGAACTCCATGACCATATTTCTCCCGCCAATGCTAAACAACAGGCCCTCGCCATGCTCGAAGCCGTAGGCCTGGGCAGTCATATTGATTACTATCCCCACAACCTCTCCGGGGGCCAAAAACAGCGGGTGGCCATTGCCCGGGCCTTAGTCAGCCGCCCCAAAATGATCTTGGCTGATGAACCCACAGCAGCCCTAGATAGTAAATCAGGCCACGACGTGGTGGAATTGATGCAAAAACTGGCTCGGGAGCAGGGCTCAACTATTTTAATCGTGACCCACGATAACCGAATTTTGGACGTGGCGGATCGAATTATCGAACTAGAGGACGGCCGACTACTTTAA